In one Trichlorobacter lovleyi SZ genomic region, the following are encoded:
- a CDS encoding YggS family pyridoxal phosphate-dependent enzyme → MSVTGNLAAVQARIQRACTISGRAPSTVRLVAVSKLHPAALVAEAAAAGQTVFGENYVQELVDKAAQLARPVEWHMIGHLQSNKVKYLPGIVSMIHTVDRLSLAQEIDRQWRDKQSAACDILVQVNVSGEATKSGTTATEAVELVRHIAKLPNVRVRGLMTMPPFFDDPEAARPYFRELRLLADRISSEQIPAVEMTELSMGMSGDFEVAIEEGATLVRVGTAIFGGR, encoded by the coding sequence ATGTCTGTCACCGGTAATCTTGCTGCAGTGCAGGCCCGCATACAACGAGCCTGCACGATCTCGGGCAGAGCCCCTTCCACGGTGCGGCTGGTGGCGGTCTCCAAGCTGCATCCGGCAGCGCTGGTTGCCGAGGCTGCCGCTGCCGGGCAGACTGTTTTTGGAGAAAACTATGTCCAGGAGCTGGTCGACAAGGCAGCTCAACTGGCCCGTCCCGTTGAGTGGCATATGATCGGCCACCTGCAGAGCAACAAGGTCAAGTACCTGCCCGGCATTGTCAGCATGATCCATACGGTTGACCGCCTGTCACTGGCCCAGGAGATTGACCGGCAGTGGCGCGACAAACAGTCTGCAGCTTGTGATATTCTGGTGCAGGTCAATGTCTCGGGGGAGGCCACGAAGTCAGGCACAACCGCAACTGAGGCTGTTGAGCTGGTCAGACACATTGCCAAATTGCCTAACGTCAGGGTGCGCGGGCTGATGACCATGCCGCCTTTTTTTGATGATCCTGAGGCAGCCCGGCCCTATTTCAGAGAGCTGCGGTTGCTGGCAGACCGGATCAGCAGTGAGCAGATTCCCGCTGTCGAGATGACTGAGCTTTCTATGGGGATGTCCGGCGATTTTGAAGTGGCGATTGAGGAAGGTGCCACCCTGGTACGGGTCGGCACGGCTATTTTTGGTGGACGCTAG
- a CDS encoding methyl-accepting chemotaxis protein, with protein MKRYRDWCIQCKIVSITLLTMLLLISALFGYILPMFRDNLMTEKELATRHIVELAMGVLEQYDAAAKSGKLPLEQAQQEATEQIARLRYEGKEYLWINDLGKPAPRMIMHPTVPALNGKVLDDTKFNKATLMQDAADGPTKKLDNMNLFSAFVEVADRAGHGFVMYQWPKPKQGGGTTEELYPKLSYVKKFAPWGWVLGSGIYVDDVDKQAARVMWTLLAGTLLLAACGIAIAVAIGRGVVRPMNTMQQALEQMASGEGDLTRRLPIQREDETGVLARTFNRFLENLHNIIRDVSQGTQELNSAADRLHATAEHIADSSLEMSSQSVSVATAVEEMAATSQSIAQSCAQAYENANRACLTAQDGSAVVSQAVASIRAIADRVQESSHTVETLGARSDQIGQIIGTIEDIADQTNLLALNAAIEAARAGEMGRGFAVVADEVRALAERTTRATREIGEMIKVIQQETATAVASMGAGVQAVEQGTIEAAKSGQALEEILAQISEVTSQINQIATAAEEQTATTNDISGNMQRIVSAVDTSTAQAHATGQEATELANMSGNLANLVGRFRV; from the coding sequence ATGAAACGTTACCGCGACTGGTGCATCCAATGCAAGATTGTCAGCATCACCCTGCTGACCATGCTATTACTGATTTCAGCGCTCTTCGGCTACATCCTGCCGATGTTCAGGGACAACCTGATGACAGAGAAAGAACTGGCCACCCGCCATATCGTGGAACTGGCCATGGGGGTCCTGGAGCAGTATGATGCCGCTGCCAAATCCGGCAAACTGCCCCTTGAACAGGCCCAGCAGGAGGCAACTGAGCAGATCGCCAGGCTACGCTATGAAGGCAAGGAATATCTCTGGATCAATGACCTTGGCAAACCTGCCCCCAGGATGATCATGCACCCCACGGTGCCGGCCCTGAACGGCAAGGTCCTGGATGACACCAAGTTTAACAAGGCCACATTGATGCAGGATGCTGCGGATGGGCCAACCAAGAAACTGGACAATATGAACCTGTTTTCCGCCTTTGTTGAGGTGGCTGACCGCGCCGGACACGGCTTTGTGATGTACCAGTGGCCCAAGCCCAAACAGGGCGGCGGTACAACTGAAGAACTGTACCCCAAACTCTCCTATGTCAAAAAATTTGCGCCATGGGGCTGGGTGTTGGGGAGCGGTATCTACGTGGATGATGTCGACAAACAGGCTGCCAGGGTAATGTGGACCCTGCTGGCCGGTACCCTGCTGCTGGCTGCCTGCGGTATCGCCATTGCCGTTGCCATTGGCCGCGGGGTGGTACGCCCGATGAACACCATGCAGCAGGCCCTGGAACAGATGGCCAGCGGCGAAGGGGATCTGACCCGGCGCCTGCCGATCCAGCGCGAGGACGAGACCGGAGTCCTGGCCCGCACCTTTAACCGCTTTCTTGAAAACCTGCACAACATCATCCGCGACGTGTCACAGGGGACCCAAGAACTCAACTCCGCTGCTGACCGTCTTCATGCAACCGCAGAACACATTGCCGACAGCTCGCTTGAGATGTCATCCCAATCGGTGTCGGTGGCAACCGCCGTTGAAGAGATGGCAGCCACCTCCCAGAGTATTGCCCAGAGCTGCGCCCAGGCCTATGAAAATGCCAACCGCGCCTGCCTGACGGCCCAGGATGGCTCTGCGGTAGTCAGCCAGGCTGTGGCCAGCATCCGGGCCATTGCCGACCGGGTACAGGAAAGCTCCCATACGGTAGAAACACTGGGAGCCCGCTCGGACCAGATCGGACAGATTATCGGCACCATCGAGGACATTGCCGATCAGACCAACCTGCTGGCACTGAATGCCGCCATAGAAGCGGCCCGGGCCGGTGAGATGGGACGCGGGTTTGCCGTGGTGGCCGATGAGGTGCGGGCCCTGGCAGAGCGGACCACCCGGGCCACCCGGGAGATCGGCGAAATGATCAAGGTCATCCAGCAGGAGACCGCCACAGCGGTCGCCAGCATGGGCGCCGGAGTGCAGGCGGTAGAGCAGGGTACCATCGAGGCGGCAAAATCAGGGCAGGCCCTGGAGGAGATCCTGGCTCAAATCTCTGAAGTGACCAGCCAGATCAACCAGATCGCCACTGCCGCCGAAGAACAGACCGCCACCACCAACGACATCAGCGGTAACATGCAGCGGATTGTCTCAGCAGTGGACACAAGCACAGCCCAGGCCCATGCCACCGGTCAGGAGGCGACCGAGCTTGCAAACATGTCCGGCAACCTGGCCAACCTGGTAGGCCGGTTCAGGGTCTAG
- a CDS encoding Maf family nucleotide pyrophosphatase has protein sequence MAATDPVVLASASPRRSELLELAGIRFRVAPADIPEEPMPGEEAVEHALRLAEEKARAAAGREADGQFFIGADTIVVLDGRIMGKPTDQNDAVRMLTELSGKGHEVVTAYAVLDKQSNVCIKRAVRTQVVFKQLSEQEISDYVKTGCPMDKAGAYAIQGGAAHFVREIHGSYTNVVGLPTCELVETLHTIGAWPKEEQH, from the coding sequence GTGGCGGCAACTGATCCGGTCGTGCTGGCCTCTGCCTCGCCCCGCCGCTCCGAACTGCTGGAACTGGCAGGTATCCGGTTTCGGGTTGCACCGGCCGATATTCCCGAAGAGCCGATGCCGGGAGAGGAAGCGGTAGAGCATGCCCTGCGTCTGGCCGAAGAAAAGGCCCGTGCTGCAGCCGGGCGGGAAGCGGACGGACAGTTCTTTATCGGTGCTGATACGATCGTGGTACTGGATGGCCGGATCATGGGCAAGCCGACGGATCAAAACGATGCGGTCAGGATGCTGACTGAGCTGTCCGGCAAAGGGCATGAGGTGGTAACCGCCTACGCGGTGCTGGACAAGCAGAGCAACGTCTGTATCAAGCGTGCAGTGCGGACACAGGTTGTCTTCAAACAGTTATCAGAGCAGGAAATTTCAGACTACGTCAAGACCGGCTGTCCGATGGACAAGGCCGGTGCCTATGCCATTCAGGGCGGTGCAGCACATTTTGTGCGGGAGATCCACGGTTCCTACACCAATGTGGTGGGGCTGCCCACCTGTGAACTGGTGGAGACCCTGCATACCATCGGCGCATGGCCTAAAGAGGAGCAACACTAA
- a CDS encoding FAD-binding oxidoreductase, which translates to MLALSIIEELRAIVGPENLATEKQDLICYGYDATQMEFLPAAVVHPANAEETAAVLRLANQRTFPVFPRGAGSGFTGGALPKAGGVVLVTTRMNRILRIDTENLIAEVEPGVVTEDFQKAVEKLGLFYPPDPASLKFSTLGGNVAENAGGPRCVKYGVTKDFVMGLELVLPTGEIIRTGTETYKAVVGYDLTRLLCGSEGTLGVITKIIFKLLPLPEAKKTMLTIFDSIDGAARAVSTIIGAKIIPTTLEFMDYATLQCVEKRFNLGIPPEGRAVLLIEVDGDRELIEKQAARIHDLIKPLGLVQFRAAKDDAESEALWKVRRLVSPSLRDVNPHKFNEDIVVPRSKVPVVIRQIEKIQQKYDIPIVNFGHAGDGNIHVNVMINKEIPGQEEKAHEAIKEIFQAALDLNGTMSGEHGVGLAKQPFIEMELTPAQIRVMQGIKLALDPNNILNPGKIFPWKDTPHAA; encoded by the coding sequence ATGCTGGCCCTGTCCATTATCGAAGAACTCCGTGCCATTGTCGGCCCTGAAAATCTTGCCACTGAAAAGCAGGACCTGATCTGCTACGGCTACGATGCCACCCAGATGGAGTTTCTTCCCGCTGCCGTGGTGCATCCGGCCAATGCGGAAGAGACGGCAGCGGTCCTGCGCCTGGCCAATCAACGTACATTTCCGGTTTTTCCCCGTGGTGCCGGCAGCGGCTTTACCGGCGGCGCCCTGCCCAAGGCCGGCGGCGTGGTACTGGTGACCACCCGAATGAACAGGATCCTGCGGATTGACACCGAAAACCTGATTGCCGAGGTGGAACCGGGAGTAGTGACCGAGGATTTCCAGAAGGCAGTAGAAAAGTTGGGGCTGTTCTATCCACCCGATCCGGCCTCGTTGAAATTTTCCACCCTGGGTGGCAATGTCGCTGAAAATGCCGGTGGCCCCCGCTGTGTCAAATATGGCGTTACCAAAGATTTTGTGATGGGGCTGGAGCTGGTACTCCCGACGGGCGAGATCATCCGTACCGGCACCGAGACCTACAAGGCGGTGGTGGGCTACGACCTGACCCGCCTGTTGTGCGGCAGTGAAGGCACCCTGGGAGTCATCACCAAAATCATCTTCAAACTGCTGCCGTTGCCCGAAGCAAAGAAAACCATGCTGACCATCTTTGATTCCATTGATGGCGCTGCCCGGGCGGTCTCCACCATCATCGGCGCCAAGATCATCCCCACCACCCTTGAATTTATGGACTATGCCACCCTGCAGTGTGTTGAAAAGCGCTTTAACCTGGGGATTCCGCCGGAAGGACGGGCCGTACTGCTGATTGAGGTGGATGGCGACAGGGAGCTGATCGAAAAGCAGGCTGCCCGCATCCATGACCTGATCAAGCCGCTGGGACTGGTACAGTTCCGGGCGGCCAAGGATGATGCCGAATCTGAGGCACTCTGGAAGGTACGGCGGCTGGTCTCACCTTCACTGCGGGATGTCAATCCCCACAAGTTCAACGAGGATATTGTGGTGCCACGCAGCAAGGTACCGGTGGTGATCCGACAGATTGAAAAGATCCAGCAGAAATACGACATCCCGATCGTCAACTTCGGCCATGCCGGCGACGGCAATATCCATGTCAATGTGATGATCAACAAAGAGATTCCGGGCCAGGAGGAAAAGGCCCATGAGGCGATCAAGGAGATCTTCCAGGCTGCCCTGGACCTGAACGGCACCATGTCGGGCGAGCATGGCGTGGGATTGGCCAAACAACCCTTTATCGAGATGGAACTGACCCCGGCCCAGATCAGGGTCATGCAGGGAATCAAACTGGCGCTGGACCCCAACAACATTCTGAATCCGGGGAAAATATTCCCCTGGAAGGACACTCCCCATGCAGCATGA
- a CDS encoding PAS domain-containing sensor histidine kinase, translating into MRRRSEEHSRDWSELRNRIIGLGEQSSHKNYYSELKARLRELEESRRSLAAANASLQAVMDAATEVAIIATSPDGTITIFNQGAENLLGYRAEELIGTATVLLFHLPLEVEQRGAELSAQYSHTVTGFQTFIESTEHGHAEKREWTYICKDGRYLQVELVVTAIRGENGVINGYLGVAQDITERKQAEASLRRMNLDLEEARQATEKLNRLLEQRISEALVDIRHKDRLLIQQGRQAAMGEMISNIAHQWRQPLNNIALLIQNLQLLCNSGELSPQQCDQDVAKALEIIQFMSGTINNFRNIFRQDATPQRFSVNQAVAKIVDFLAAGMTGHGITVSCVEKEEVSITGYPGEYHQALINILNNAREALLFRAVPKALIRITIFKEQGQGVVTVWDNGGGIDAAILPKIFDPYFTTKFKSQGTGLGLFMAKAIIENSMQGRLTARNINGGAELRIEVSSPETVSGRPVSA; encoded by the coding sequence ATGCGGCGGCGTTCTGAAGAGCATAGCCGGGACTGGTCTGAGCTGCGCAACCGGATCATTGGTTTGGGAGAACAGTCATCCCACAAAAACTACTATTCCGAGCTGAAGGCAAGATTGCGTGAACTTGAGGAATCAAGGAGATCGCTGGCCGCAGCCAACGCCTCGCTTCAAGCCGTAATGGATGCAGCCACTGAAGTAGCCATCATCGCCACCAGCCCGGACGGCACGATCACCATCTTCAACCAGGGGGCTGAAAACCTGTTGGGCTATCGCGCGGAAGAGTTGATCGGCACAGCAACCGTACTGCTGTTTCACCTGCCTCTGGAGGTAGAACAGCGTGGCGCCGAACTGAGCGCCCAGTACAGTCATACCGTTACCGGCTTTCAAACCTTTATCGAATCCACAGAACATGGACACGCCGAAAAACGCGAATGGACCTATATTTGCAAAGATGGGAGATACTTGCAGGTAGAGCTGGTAGTAACGGCCATCCGGGGAGAAAACGGCGTCATTAACGGTTATCTGGGGGTGGCACAGGACATCACCGAACGCAAGCAGGCAGAAGCATCGTTGCGCCGGATGAACCTTGACCTTGAAGAGGCCCGCCAGGCCACCGAAAAGCTCAACCGGCTATTGGAACAGCGGATCAGCGAAGCGCTCGTCGATATCCGCCATAAAGACCGGCTGCTGATCCAGCAGGGACGCCAGGCCGCCATGGGTGAAATGATCAGCAATATCGCACATCAGTGGCGACAACCGCTCAACAACATTGCACTGTTGATCCAAAACCTGCAGCTTCTCTGCAACAGCGGTGAACTGTCGCCGCAGCAATGCGACCAGGATGTGGCCAAAGCGCTGGAAATCATCCAGTTCATGTCCGGTACCATCAACAACTTCCGCAATATTTTCCGCCAGGACGCTACACCGCAACGCTTCAGTGTTAATCAGGCTGTGGCCAAGATTGTCGATTTTCTGGCTGCCGGCATGACCGGCCACGGCATCACGGTCAGCTGTGTCGAGAAGGAAGAAGTCAGCATCACCGGTTATCCGGGCGAGTACCATCAGGCCCTGATCAACATTCTCAACAATGCCAGGGAGGCACTCCTGTTCCGCGCGGTACCGAAGGCCTTGATCCGGATAACGATCTTCAAGGAACAGGGTCAGGGTGTGGTGACCGTCTGGGACAATGGTGGTGGTATTGACGCTGCTATCCTGCCCAAGATTTTTGATCCTTACTTCACCACTAAATTCAAGAGTCAGGGCACCGGGCTCGGCCTCTTTATGGCCAAGGCGATTATTGAAAACAGTATGCAGGGACGACTGACCGCCCGAAACATCAATGGCGGAGCAGAACTCAGGATTGAGGTTTCATCCCCGGAGACTGTCAGCGGCCGGCCTGTCAGCGCATAG
- the ercA gene encoding alcohol dehydrogenase-like regulatory protein ErcA, whose product MAVDTLLRKFLIPEMIYGNGAHQLTGQYAGRFGISNALVVSDPGVVEVGWTGRIMENLALAGITAVPFTEITPNPKDHEVMAGVERYHAAGCDGIVTVGGGSPMDCAKGIGIVCSNGGHILDYEGVDQVPMAMPPLICVPSTAGSAADVSQFAIITDTADRRKVAIISKSVVPDLALIDPLLTTTMPAELTACTGMDALVHAIEAYVSNASSSFTDLHALHAIRLVTRHLAEAIEKPASLEARNGMMLASTQAGMAFSNASLGAVHAMAHSLGGLIDSPHGECNAQLLEHVIAYNYGSAAERYQEVSHAMGIDCPAGQDSCTALTAGIRTLRMSIGITRTISAPGIHYEQIPSLAEKAMLDACMVTNPRRPTQKDIEKIYAAAF is encoded by the coding sequence ATGGCGGTTGATACTCTTCTACGCAAGTTTCTGATTCCGGAAATGATCTATGGCAACGGCGCCCATCAGCTGACAGGGCAGTATGCAGGCCGTTTCGGCATCAGCAACGCTTTGGTGGTGAGCGATCCAGGCGTTGTGGAGGTCGGTTGGACCGGCCGGATCATGGAAAACCTGGCCCTGGCAGGTATTACGGCTGTTCCGTTTACCGAGATCACCCCCAACCCAAAGGACCATGAGGTCATGGCCGGTGTCGAGCGCTACCATGCGGCCGGCTGTGACGGCATTGTGACCGTTGGAGGAGGAAGTCCGATGGATTGCGCCAAGGGGATCGGTATCGTCTGTTCCAACGGCGGACATATCCTCGATTATGAAGGCGTGGATCAGGTGCCGATGGCAATGCCGCCTTTGATCTGCGTCCCCAGTACCGCCGGTTCAGCTGCAGATGTCTCTCAGTTTGCCATCATTACCGACACAGCCGACCGGAGAAAGGTTGCCATCATCAGCAAGTCTGTGGTTCCAGACCTGGCCTTGATCGATCCCCTGCTGACCACCACCATGCCTGCCGAACTGACCGCCTGCACCGGCATGGACGCCCTGGTCCATGCCATTGAGGCCTATGTCTCCAACGCCAGCTCATCTTTTACTGATCTGCATGCACTGCATGCGATACGTCTCGTCACGCGTCACCTCGCCGAAGCCATCGAAAAACCGGCTTCGCTGGAGGCCCGCAACGGCATGATGCTGGCCAGCACCCAGGCAGGCATGGCCTTCTCCAATGCCAGTCTGGGGGCAGTCCATGCCATGGCCCACAGCCTGGGCGGATTGATTGACTCCCCCCACGGCGAATGCAACGCCCAGCTGCTGGAACACGTCATTGCCTACAACTATGGCTCTGCTGCAGAGCGTTACCAAGAGGTCAGCCACGCCATGGGAATCGACTGCCCTGCGGGACAGGATTCCTGTACAGCGCTGACTGCGGGGATCCGCACACTGCGGATGTCGATCGGCATCACCAGAACCATTTCAGCGCCGGGGATACACTATGAGCAGATCCCCTCGCTGGCAGAAAAAGCGATGCTGGATGCCTGCATGGTTACCAATCCGCGACGACCGACACAAAAGGATATTGAAAAGATCTATGCGGCGGCGTTCTGA
- a CDS encoding sigma 54-interacting transcriptional regulator, with amino-acid sequence MQPIITYKERCRTCYSCVRTCPVKAIKVDEGYAEIIYERCIGCGNCLNCPQKAKVVVDRMVKTQELLASGDPVVAVLGCSFPAFFHSYTPGQLVAGLKSLGFHEVHEGAYGARMIAPHYASEIARTDRPLISTHCPAVVDLIERHYPKLLPNLMPVVSPMVAMGRFIKEALGPQAKVVYLSTCIAAKFEIQSPEVASLVDVVLTYSEIELFFRRRGITPANLTEAAFDGIDPQQGRMFTLSGGPLRALDIATDFLDTETVAAEGESHTLEIVRDLAAGRISPRYVDLRFCDGGCVDGPGKNRDLTNLFKRNLIIRYNSSNIPYRTAAHYRSAVSPAQLSQSFQDKSIKLPAPKGDDVRRILHATAKFSQGDELNCRACGYATCREHAVAVFQGLADIGMCLPYNLRKMEEDRGLLMQKYELMSRELDKQLGEDMIIGDDRENAAVVDLIRQVGPTPTTVLIRGETGTGKELTARAIHRLSTRADKPLVTVNCTTLADSLLESELFGHKKGAFTGAIADRKGLFEAADGGTIFLDEIGDITPKLQAELLRLLDQGEVRPVGGTAVKRVNVRLIAATNKDLEQGVRDGWFREDLYYRLNVFSIDLPPLRERTESIPILSRHFLEKARKKLNKRLTGIEERAVTAMRNYRWPGNIREMQNIIERAAVLSQDGVVRLENLPSIFREIFEERAGVLPGVRRTSFKAERETHVVRLERNLILRYLEESGGNVSKAARLADLPRRTFYRLLEKNGISVQRKLERTLGAVYEELQ; translated from the coding sequence ATGCAACCGATTATTACCTACAAAGAGCGCTGTCGAACCTGTTACTCCTGCGTCAGGACCTGTCCGGTCAAGGCAATCAAGGTGGATGAAGGCTACGCCGAGATCATCTATGAGCGCTGTATCGGCTGCGGTAACTGTCTGAACTGTCCCCAGAAGGCCAAGGTTGTGGTGGACCGGATGGTGAAGACCCAGGAACTGCTGGCATCGGGCGACCCGGTTGTGGCGGTGCTGGGCTGTTCATTTCCCGCCTTTTTCCACTCCTATACCCCCGGCCAGCTGGTTGCAGGGTTGAAAAGCCTCGGTTTTCATGAGGTGCACGAGGGGGCCTATGGCGCCAGGATGATTGCCCCCCATTATGCAAGCGAGATTGCCAGGACCGACCGTCCGTTGATCTCCACCCACTGCCCTGCGGTGGTTGATCTGATTGAGCGGCATTATCCGAAGCTGCTACCTAACCTGATGCCGGTGGTTTCGCCCATGGTGGCAATGGGGCGCTTTATCAAAGAGGCGTTGGGGCCGCAGGCCAAGGTGGTCTATCTCAGTACCTGTATCGCGGCAAAGTTTGAAATTCAGTCCCCTGAGGTGGCCAGCCTGGTGGATGTGGTGCTGACCTACAGTGAGATCGAGCTCTTTTTCCGTCGCCGCGGCATCACTCCGGCAAATCTGACAGAGGCAGCCTTTGATGGCATCGATCCGCAGCAGGGGCGGATGTTTACCCTCTCCGGAGGGCCGTTGCGGGCGCTGGACATCGCCACCGATTTTCTCGATACGGAAACCGTTGCAGCAGAAGGGGAGAGTCATACCCTGGAGATTGTCCGGGATCTGGCGGCCGGCCGGATCAGTCCACGCTATGTTGACCTGCGTTTCTGCGATGGCGGCTGTGTTGACGGCCCTGGAAAAAACCGTGATTTAACAAATCTTTTCAAGCGAAACCTGATCATTCGCTATAACAGCAGTAATATCCCCTATCGTACCGCTGCCCATTACCGTTCGGCGGTCTCACCTGCCCAGCTTTCGCAGAGCTTTCAGGATAAGTCGATCAAGCTGCCTGCGCCGAAAGGTGATGATGTCCGCAGAATACTGCATGCCACTGCAAAATTCAGCCAGGGTGATGAGCTGAATTGCCGGGCCTGCGGCTATGCCACCTGTCGAGAACATGCGGTTGCCGTGTTTCAGGGGCTGGCCGATATCGGCATGTGCCTGCCCTATAACCTGCGTAAGATGGAAGAGGACCGTGGTCTGCTGATGCAGAAATATGAGCTGATGTCGCGGGAGTTGGACAAGCAGCTGGGTGAGGACATGATCATTGGCGATGATCGTGAAAATGCCGCTGTTGTAGATCTGATCCGGCAGGTCGGGCCGACCCCCACGACGGTCTTGATTCGTGGAGAAACCGGTACCGGCAAGGAGCTGACGGCACGGGCCATTCATCGCCTGAGTACGCGGGCAGATAAACCGCTGGTTACGGTTAACTGTACGACACTGGCGGATTCCCTGCTCGAAAGTGAACTGTTCGGCCATAAAAAAGGGGCATTTACCGGTGCCATTGCTGATCGCAAAGGCCTGTTTGAGGCAGCGGATGGCGGCACCATTTTCCTGGATGAGATTGGTGATATTACCCCCAAGCTCCAGGCTGAACTGTTGCGTCTGCTGGATCAGGGCGAGGTGCGGCCGGTGGGGGGGACTGCCGTCAAAAGGGTTAATGTGCGTCTGATCGCAGCCACCAATAAGGATCTGGAGCAAGGGGTCCGGGACGGCTGGTTCCGCGAGGATCTCTATTATCGTTTGAATGTGTTTTCAATCGATCTGCCGCCGTTACGGGAACGTACCGAGTCGATCCCGATCCTGTCCCGTCACTTCCTTGAAAAGGCACGTAAAAAATTGAATAAGCGCCTGACCGGTATTGAAGAGCGGGCGGTGACCGCCATGAGGAACTACCGCTGGCCCGGTAACATTCGTGAGATGCAGAACATCATTGAACGGGCCGCAGTTCTTTCGCAAGACGGGGTGGTGCGGCTGGAAAATCTGCCTTCGATTTTCCGGGAGATCTTTGAAGAACGGGCCGGTGTCCTGCCCGGTGTGCGGCGGACCTCGTTCAAGGCAGAGCGGGAAACCCATGTGGTGCGTCTGGAGCGCAACCTGATTCTGCGCTATCTGGAGGAATCAGGGGGGAATGTGTCAAAGGCGGCCCGCCTGGCTGATCTGCCGCGTCGCACGTTTTACCGGCTGTTGGAAAAAAACGGTATTTCTGTGCAACGCAAGCTGGAACGGACGCTGGGGGCTGTGTATGAGGAGCTGCAGTAA
- a CDS encoding ribbon-helix-helix protein, CopG family has protein sequence MGRMRENPRYNVISMRVSDEEREQLESLVRRTHKSVSDIMREAMVALTMQLDHRDLRKAA, from the coding sequence ATGGGCAGAATGAGAGAGAATCCTCGTTATAATGTAATTTCAATGCGGGTTAGTGATGAAGAGCGTGAGCAGCTTGAGTCTCTGGTGCGGCGTACCCACAAATCGGTATCCGACATCATGCGTGAGGCCATGGTTGCCCTGACCATGCAGCTTGATCATCGCGATCTCCGCAAGGCAGCCTAA